One region of Chlamydia psittaci 6BC genomic DNA includes:
- the tsf gene encoding translation elongation factor Ts — MSNFSMETLKLLRQQTGVGLTKCKEALAECNGNLEEAVVYLRKLGLASASKKEHRETKEGVIAAKSDSRGTAVVEVNVETDFVANNAVFRTFVDGLVEDVLNHKVDNVDALLQLPSSQDTSLTVDELRAVTMQTVGENIRINRIKYLPKTTNESVGIYSHGNGKTVSVTILSGVSDKESLAKDISMHIVAAQPLFLNKGSVPEDALAREKEVISSQIQGKPQAVIDKIINGKLGTFFQDVCLLEQAFIKNPDVTIQGLINEVSKTSGNSVEVKEFILWKIGA, encoded by the coding sequence ATGAGCAACTTTTCTATGGAAACCCTCAAACTCTTAAGACAGCAAACCGGTGTAGGGTTAACCAAATGTAAGGAAGCTTTAGCCGAGTGCAATGGAAATCTTGAAGAAGCTGTAGTTTACTTACGTAAATTAGGTCTTGCCTCAGCTAGTAAAAAAGAACATAGAGAAACGAAAGAAGGCGTTATCGCAGCAAAAAGCGATTCTCGCGGCACTGCTGTCGTTGAAGTTAACGTAGAAACAGACTTCGTAGCAAATAATGCAGTCTTTCGAACTTTCGTTGATGGTCTTGTTGAAGACGTCTTAAACCATAAAGTAGATAATGTTGATGCATTACTACAACTTCCTTCATCTCAAGATACCTCCCTTACAGTAGATGAGTTACGTGCTGTAACTATGCAAACTGTCGGAGAAAATATTCGCATCAATAGAATTAAGTATTTGCCAAAAACAACTAATGAAAGTGTGGGCATCTACTCTCATGGAAACGGGAAAACCGTTTCTGTAACTATTCTTTCTGGAGTTTCTGATAAAGAAAGCCTCGCGAAAGATATTTCGATGCATATCGTAGCAGCTCAACCTCTGTTCTTAAATAAGGGAAGTGTTCCTGAAGATGCTCTAGCAAGAGAAAAAGAAGTTATTTCTTCTCAAATACAAGGAAAACCCCAAGCAGTTATTGATAAAATCATCAATGGTAAGTTGGGGACATTCTTCCAAGATGTTTGTCTACTAGAACAAGCTTTCATTAAAAACCCTGATGTAACTATTCAAGGCTTGATTAATGAGGTCAGCAAAACTAGTGGAAACTCCGTCGAAGTGAAGGAATTCATTTTATGGAAAATAGGAGCTTAA